In Myxococcus virescens, a single window of DNA contains:
- a CDS encoding JmjC domain-containing protein produces MPALEIATRFDWDTFVRRYWNQRPVLFKGTQASPFTVGDVFDASAGATQRYLSRSYAPTSRPDVTFTVDRLRKLRSREWLPRASDGSLDGYDARIASQLGERRYALIIATLHASGFRLWSRQRAFFSGLWQRVGMPVTGAITTLFHGTYEHSPVGVHLDRFTTFLFALRGRKRMRFWRKRPWREDVSTILDYQPYLASSFVAEVEPGDILYWPSTYYHVGESADSGVASSVNVGIPITEHRAIYSVDDLLRGMLDETSLADQEWKQTRLSRVSASPLARGALTKSGVLATELPRALTEAVRAFRDVSHPKEARRHIQATWLKRLTSGGFEPVPPPTRERPLRDSHHVRVDPSFPVLFERDGPTRWICSANGHALRGVGGGRAVEIFFRTLNSGADVSVEELLSPFRTQRTARNDSEIIAATHEGMRSLLKKLHAFHAITLST; encoded by the coding sequence ATGCCCGCCTTGGAAATCGCGACCCGCTTCGACTGGGACACCTTCGTCAGGCGCTACTGGAACCAGCGCCCCGTGCTCTTCAAGGGAACGCAGGCCTCGCCCTTCACCGTCGGCGACGTCTTCGACGCGTCGGCCGGCGCCACCCAGCGCTACCTGTCCCGCAGCTACGCGCCGACGTCACGGCCAGACGTCACTTTCACGGTGGACCGCCTGCGGAAGCTCCGCTCCCGGGAGTGGCTGCCCCGCGCGTCCGACGGTTCCCTGGACGGGTATGACGCCCGCATCGCCTCACAGCTGGGCGAGCGCCGGTACGCCCTCATCATCGCCACCCTGCACGCCTCCGGCTTCCGGCTCTGGTCACGGCAGCGAGCCTTCTTCTCCGGCCTGTGGCAGCGCGTGGGCATGCCCGTGACGGGCGCCATCACCACGCTGTTCCATGGGACGTACGAACACAGCCCCGTGGGGGTCCACCTGGACCGCTTCACCACGTTCCTGTTCGCGTTGCGCGGACGCAAGCGGATGCGCTTTTGGCGCAAGCGGCCGTGGCGCGAGGACGTCTCCACCATCCTGGACTACCAGCCCTACCTGGCGTCTTCCTTCGTCGCGGAGGTCGAACCCGGCGACATCCTCTACTGGCCTTCCACGTACTACCACGTGGGCGAGAGCGCCGACTCAGGCGTGGCCAGCAGCGTGAATGTCGGCATCCCCATCACCGAACACCGCGCCATCTATTCCGTGGACGACCTGCTGCGCGGGATGCTCGACGAGACGTCGCTCGCCGACCAGGAGTGGAAGCAGACGCGGCTCTCGCGGGTGTCGGCATCGCCCCTGGCTCGCGGAGCCCTGACGAAGAGCGGCGTACTGGCCACGGAGCTGCCCCGGGCGCTCACCGAAGCCGTGCGCGCGTTTCGCGACGTCAGCCACCCGAAAGAGGCGCGACGGCACATCCAAGCCACCTGGCTCAAGCGGTTGACCTCGGGAGGCTTCGAGCCCGTGCCGCCGCCCACCCGTGAAAGGCCGTTGCGTGACTCACACCACGTGCGGGTGGACCCAAGCTTCCCCGTCCTCTTCGAACGTGACGGCCCCACACGGTGGATTTGTTCCGCCAATGGACATGCCTTGCGCGGCGTGGGTGGCGGACGCGCCGTTGAAATATTCTTCCGAACGCTGAACTCCGGCGCGGATGTAAGCGTTGAAGAATTGCTGAGCCCGTTTCGGACACAACGCACTGCGAGGAATGACTCAGAAATCATTGCCGCGACGCATGAAGGAATGCGCAGCCTCCTGAAAAAACTTCACGCCTTTCACGCAATCACTCTCAGCACTTGA
- a CDS encoding helicase-related protein, producing the protein MERRERNWLRSFLHLNARADSTVPLRDIERQENTVLRALELFDDQPGVVLADEVGMGKTYEALGVLAARLHVLPDARALILTPGPDLNTKWSKELRAFCDTSHPMYRGFAGQSKAASTLAELVVAARETRIAIAPVNIFAGSRSLADQAWLLSLWADAQGLAGNQVAAIFRRYREGAVARVDVEQQAFLDTFEWSVIRPHVREALRRHKQRAGEGSLDALWKSEEYDGFANQRWVDDALMDLRFRLVGQLIPDFDLLIVDEAHKLKNVDSVRATGVRTVFEGRFDKALFLTATPFQLSVDELKQVLSLFALARSAPDDLMEQAQRLLDDVGDYKQAYNELERVWSQADEAVISDFGALFSRDPQLMEEPADASLRAVVLCARRLLSLKAERIEPGFRRWMIRSLREDKRVYRRSHRSRLRAQGGEGVPFMLYERFIAELFREKSRTHKAAVQINMVSSYGAAREGALLSSERQALPDGDAEAYRGLLRSVVGELRVEQGGHPKVDHVVRDALEAVARDEKTLIFCARIETLRELKRRIEAEWENLLLERWRKVFPAASHGDIFEHELDGKRVDGHHSRLRDRFGRAQDALYLALRERYTGTLLESVVVEGAHLERVIERANGLLRQQRVSKTQAERMDWSLVKRCVEQAVALFVRDGVLAGDVDPEVLRRLTDARFVALGFDLVADDVEDSAEGDRTPSWSIDAGAAALVLRREHLWSYLKAPLLEVPPELRIRTVERLASYLVARNVPFLPELLTFAKEQGVDVEAVESRALLSVVDRFWTTPRGRPWFELLKRFLSYAGKLDEERRREVLDDAVRAGALVRHTVEGESRERLREAFNTPLYPMVLVANEVMQEGLDLHHHCRRVVHHDLAWNPAQLEQRVGRVDRLGSLVQRLRARQPDTTLDVQLPLIANTIDERLERTVRLRERWLEFLLGAAPRIEEYGLADDPLKPLPDAFAQALRVELGPVAKARLPDG; encoded by the coding sequence ATGGAAAGACGTGAGCGGAATTGGTTGCGGAGCTTCCTGCACCTGAATGCACGGGCCGATTCGACGGTGCCCCTGCGTGACATCGAGCGACAGGAGAACACTGTCCTCCGCGCGCTGGAGCTGTTCGATGACCAGCCAGGAGTCGTGCTGGCGGATGAAGTCGGAATGGGGAAGACGTATGAGGCGCTCGGCGTCCTTGCGGCCCGGTTGCATGTGCTGCCGGACGCCCGGGCGCTGATTCTCACCCCGGGGCCCGACCTCAATACGAAGTGGTCCAAGGAGCTGCGTGCCTTCTGTGACACCAGCCACCCCATGTACCGGGGCTTCGCGGGGCAGTCCAAGGCCGCGAGCACCCTGGCTGAGCTGGTCGTGGCCGCCCGCGAGACGCGAATCGCCATCGCGCCCGTGAACATCTTCGCGGGAAGTCGCTCCCTGGCGGATCAGGCCTGGCTGCTTTCGTTGTGGGCGGATGCACAGGGGCTCGCCGGCAATCAGGTGGCGGCCATCTTTCGTCGCTACCGGGAGGGCGCGGTGGCGCGCGTGGACGTCGAGCAGCAGGCGTTCCTTGATACCTTCGAGTGGTCGGTCATCAGGCCCCATGTCCGAGAGGCATTGAGAAGACACAAACAGCGCGCGGGAGAGGGCTCACTCGATGCGCTCTGGAAAAGCGAGGAGTACGACGGCTTCGCGAACCAGCGGTGGGTCGATGATGCGCTGATGGACCTGCGCTTCCGCCTGGTCGGGCAGCTCATCCCCGACTTCGACCTGCTCATCGTTGACGAGGCCCATAAGCTGAAGAACGTGGACTCGGTGCGGGCCACCGGGGTGCGCACTGTTTTCGAGGGGCGCTTCGACAAGGCGCTGTTCCTCACGGCCACGCCTTTTCAGCTCTCTGTCGACGAGCTGAAGCAGGTGCTCTCGCTCTTCGCCCTGGCCCGGTCCGCGCCCGATGACCTGATGGAGCAGGCCCAGCGATTGTTGGATGACGTGGGGGACTACAAGCAGGCCTACAACGAGCTTGAGCGCGTCTGGTCACAAGCGGACGAGGCCGTCATCTCGGACTTCGGCGCGTTGTTTTCCAGGGACCCCCAGCTCATGGAGGAGCCGGCAGATGCGTCCCTGCGGGCGGTGGTCCTGTGCGCGCGCCGGTTGCTGTCCCTGAAGGCGGAGCGCATCGAGCCGGGCTTCCGGCGGTGGATGATTCGGAGCCTCCGGGAGGACAAGCGTGTCTACCGCAGGAGCCACCGCTCCCGGCTGCGCGCCCAGGGGGGAGAGGGCGTTCCCTTCATGCTTTACGAGCGGTTCATCGCGGAGCTCTTCCGGGAGAAGAGCCGCACGCATAAGGCAGCGGTTCAGATCAACATGGTCTCCTCCTACGGGGCCGCGCGCGAGGGGGCGCTGCTCTCCAGTGAGCGGCAGGCCCTGCCCGACGGCGACGCCGAGGCCTACCGCGGGCTCTTGCGGAGCGTGGTGGGGGAGCTGCGCGTGGAGCAGGGGGGCCACCCGAAGGTGGACCACGTCGTGCGGGACGCGCTGGAGGCTGTCGCCCGCGACGAGAAGACGCTCATCTTCTGCGCCCGCATCGAGACGCTCCGTGAGCTGAAGCGGAGAATCGAGGCGGAGTGGGAGAATCTCTTGCTGGAGCGATGGAGGAAGGTGTTTCCGGCCGCGAGCCACGGCGACATCTTCGAGCACGAGCTGGACGGCAAGCGGGTGGATGGACATCACTCTCGCTTGCGTGATCGGTTCGGCCGCGCTCAGGATGCGCTCTACCTCGCGCTGCGAGAGCGGTATACCGGTACGCTGTTGGAGAGCGTCGTGGTGGAAGGGGCCCACCTTGAACGCGTCATCGAGCGGGCGAACGGCCTCCTGCGCCAGCAACGCGTTTCGAAGACGCAAGCGGAGAGGATGGACTGGTCCCTGGTCAAACGCTGTGTCGAGCAGGCCGTGGCCCTCTTCGTGCGAGACGGAGTATTGGCGGGGGATGTCGACCCGGAGGTGTTGAGGCGCCTGACGGACGCGCGCTTCGTGGCGCTCGGCTTCGACCTCGTCGCCGACGATGTCGAGGACTCCGCCGAGGGGGACAGGACGCCTTCCTGGTCGATTGACGCAGGGGCCGCGGCCCTCGTGCTTCGCCGCGAGCATCTCTGGTCCTACCTCAAGGCGCCCCTGCTCGAGGTACCTCCCGAGCTGCGGATCCGCACCGTCGAGCGGCTCGCCAGCTACCTCGTCGCTCGCAATGTCCCCTTCCTTCCGGAGCTGCTGACATTCGCGAAGGAGCAGGGCGTTGACGTGGAGGCGGTGGAGTCCCGGGCGCTGTTGTCGGTGGTGGACCGCTTCTGGACCACGCCTCGGGGACGGCCCTGGTTCGAGTTGTTGAAGCGCTTCCTGTCCTATGCGGGGAAGCTCGACGAGGAGCGGCGGCGCGAAGTGCTCGATGATGCGGTTCGCGCGGGTGCGCTCGTCCGCCACACCGTGGAGGGCGAGAGCCGGGAGCGGCTCCGCGAGGCCTTCAACACGCCACTGTACCCGATGGTCCTCGTGGCCAATGAGGTCATGCAGGAGGGGCTGGACCTGCATCATCACTGCCGTCGGGTGGTTCATCACGACCTGGCGTGGAACCCCGCGCAGCTCGAGCAGCGCGTGGGCCGCGTCGACCGGCTGGGCTCGCTCGTCCAGCGGCTTCGCGCGCGACAGCCGGACACCACCCTGGACGTTCAACTTCCGTTGATTGCCAACACCATCGACGAGCGCCTGGAGCGAACGGTTCGGCTGCGGGAGCGCTGGCTGGAGTTCCTCCTGGGGGCGGCGCCCCGCATCGAGGAGTACGGCTTGGCGGATGACCCCCTGAAGCCTCTGCCAGATGCCTTCGCGCAGGCGCTCCGCGTGGAGCTGGGGCCAGTGGCGAAGGCGCGGCTGCCAGACGGGTGA
- a CDS encoding HMA2 domain-containing protein, giving the protein MRLDPDSGAIEGEWLLLVHHSPGRLRVRASCFRDDSDLADRVRGELGETQGVFGTVHSPLTGSLLVEYSPDEADVESLLAAIIDTAGLDGIVDAKFMAKSRKAPAEHVVSGARWLDGLARELTGAGLYELIPVVLTATGIYSLVANPSQKGWLPRWDNALYWAYSVFRDGVREQELEDAARVSGTVAFRPRPHA; this is encoded by the coding sequence ATGAGGCTCGACCCGGACTCGGGCGCCATCGAAGGGGAGTGGTTGTTGCTCGTGCACCACTCCCCGGGCCGGCTTCGTGTGCGCGCGAGCTGCTTCCGAGATGACTCGGACCTCGCGGACCGCGTGCGCGGTGAGCTGGGGGAGACGCAAGGCGTGTTCGGCACCGTCCATTCTCCACTCACGGGCAGCTTGCTCGTCGAATACAGCCCGGACGAGGCTGATGTGGAATCGCTCCTGGCGGCCATCATCGACACAGCGGGCCTGGACGGCATCGTCGATGCCAAGTTCATGGCGAAGTCGCGGAAGGCCCCGGCCGAGCACGTGGTGAGCGGCGCCCGGTGGCTGGACGGACTGGCGCGTGAGCTGACGGGGGCGGGCCTCTACGAGTTGATTCCCGTGGTGCTGACGGCCACGGGCATCTACTCGCTGGTGGCGAACCCGTCGCAGAAGGGCTGGCTGCCTCGCTGGGACAACGCGCTGTACTGGGCCTACAGCGTGTTCCGTGACGGTGTGCGGGAGCAGGAGCTGGAAGACGCCGCGCGCGTCAGCGGGACGGTGGCCTTCCGGCCCCGGCCCCACGCGTGA
- a CDS encoding serine protease — protein MSGVVVAVGLLGCGGPEMERDPVDTISQMDQEIVGGFEARPHSFPWIVSLQQGTSHFCGGALVRVSAKEESDIVLTAAHCFYRGRSGVTAAAGAHDLRSPTAAQATVRVVRAVLHPQFNPDTTMNDIAVLKLERSIKFDQAVAGACGQSSTVRPNTAPQYASGGKRSPVCLPPSGDLVPDNTMATVAGWGRTEEAENTSPILLQVGVPILNHEYVAKRYSYGSHEITINRQAMFGAGYEVGGKDACQGDSGGPLIVPGPHGYVIQGIVSFAEGCAREGKPGIYTRVSNYIPWINTQIRTYSSVR, from the coding sequence ATGAGTGGAGTGGTCGTCGCGGTCGGTCTGCTGGGGTGCGGTGGTCCGGAGATGGAGCGAGACCCGGTCGATACGATCAGCCAGATGGACCAGGAGATTGTGGGAGGATTCGAGGCTCGGCCTCACTCCTTCCCCTGGATTGTCAGCTTGCAGCAGGGCACCAGCCACTTCTGTGGTGGCGCCCTCGTGCGGGTCAGCGCCAAGGAAGAGAGCGATATCGTTCTCACCGCGGCCCATTGTTTCTACCGCGGTAGGTCCGGCGTCACCGCGGCCGCAGGGGCTCATGACCTGCGCAGTCCCACCGCAGCACAAGCCACAGTCCGGGTGGTGAGGGCGGTCCTTCACCCGCAATTCAATCCGGACACGACGATGAACGACATCGCCGTTCTCAAGCTCGAACGCTCCATCAAGTTCGATCAGGCCGTTGCGGGTGCCTGCGGTCAGTCATCCACCGTGCGCCCCAATACGGCCCCGCAGTACGCATCTGGAGGCAAACGCTCACCTGTTTGCCTCCCTCCCAGCGGGGATCTTGTTCCAGACAACACAATGGCGACCGTCGCGGGCTGGGGCCGGACAGAGGAGGCAGAGAATACGTCCCCCATCTTGCTGCAGGTGGGGGTCCCCATCCTCAATCACGAATACGTGGCCAAGAGATACAGCTACGGCTCCCATGAAATCACCATCAACAGGCAGGCGATGTTCGGGGCCGGGTACGAGGTAGGAGGCAAGGACGCATGCCAGGGGGACAGCGGAGGACCTCTCATCGTACCGGGGCCCCACGGGTACGTGATCCAGGGAATCGTGAGCTTCGCCGAGGGCTGCGCGAGGGAGGGGAAACCCGGCATCTATACGCGGGTCTCCAACTACATCCCGTGGATCAACACGCAGATCAGGACCTACAGCAGCGTCAGGTAG
- a CDS encoding phospholipase D family protein, producing the protein MMIESRRLIEQVLVSEQPCLGAVFCSYTFDPSYFEDRILRALLRLQGDPEEEAVRYHEEARAALRETPVACFVDARVRRGGRRLPYDLQLIRERTFHPKVILVLYDGEARVAVGSGNATRPGHEQNAELFFTRTLRYDVPADAAFLRNVDRFLRSCAALATHPGTQLTLVRSALAARISGTPFPSGHAPTDALFVDTFSASMLDHLKEALPEDARVTRVGILSPFFELDDLDIANDTTGLASVLSELLALRPGSPPPLDLGVPWEDAPLAPPSGGGTPVLAEGEGRLWASRYRESVDGEDIERLEYFGVNRVTAKRVELQLGSGRPGRYEREAFEHEIAEGRMWPVEPPTVHAPRRILERIVRDHEVQLWLHPTATLTPAGRASRRPLHAKLFLLTVTSAGRTLTYALVGSANASAAALSRGVEQGGNVETGVLLCLDGEVRLSEMLPSLVCAPFESVRFEEREAPGADVDFSAWLEDVVHDAADRTLTVTWSQQGPAGLEAWSWWYLDRELAKGVGPGSGPVVLSDFELAAAGAELEFRAAGRSWLVPIRVADLAMLPTSAHLAGLGVRELLALLARRVGAERLSTLREQRGVAGVDAILDSVFGEGFGPTDVFKAWWGLKEDLLAASTVSAFRYRLLGPMGARTLWERLRDLPRDSVSDDEIWVYGCELLRELEQLVLPESADLEAKQALLAELRTLLRADLTRLRPRGAGWLDGVVRFYGLEGTHGKT; encoded by the coding sequence ATGATGATCGAATCCCGGAGGCTCATCGAGCAGGTCCTCGTCTCCGAGCAACCCTGCCTGGGAGCCGTCTTTTGCTCCTATACATTCGACCCCTCCTATTTCGAGGACCGCATCCTGCGCGCATTGCTGCGTCTGCAGGGGGACCCGGAGGAGGAGGCTGTCCGCTACCATGAGGAGGCCCGCGCGGCGCTCCGCGAGACGCCGGTGGCTTGCTTCGTCGACGCCCGTGTCCGCCGGGGAGGCCGTCGCCTGCCGTATGACCTCCAGCTCATCCGGGAGCGGACGTTCCACCCGAAGGTCATCCTGGTGCTGTACGACGGCGAGGCGCGCGTCGCCGTGGGCTCGGGCAATGCCACCAGGCCGGGCCACGAGCAGAACGCCGAACTCTTCTTCACGCGCACGTTGCGCTACGACGTCCCCGCCGACGCGGCGTTCCTACGGAACGTAGACAGGTTCCTCAGAAGCTGCGCGGCGCTCGCGACCCACCCGGGCACCCAGTTGACGCTGGTCCGCTCCGCGCTCGCGGCAAGAATCTCCGGCACGCCGTTTCCCAGCGGCCACGCGCCGACGGATGCGCTCTTCGTGGACACCTTCAGCGCGTCCATGCTCGATCATCTGAAAGAGGCGCTCCCCGAGGACGCGCGAGTCACTCGCGTGGGCATCCTGTCCCCGTTCTTCGAACTGGATGACCTCGACATCGCGAATGACACGACGGGGCTCGCGTCGGTGCTCTCCGAGTTGCTCGCGCTTCGACCCGGGAGTCCGCCGCCGTTGGACCTCGGCGTGCCGTGGGAGGACGCACCACTCGCCCCTCCCTCTGGCGGGGGAACGCCCGTGCTCGCGGAGGGCGAAGGGCGGCTGTGGGCCTCGCGTTATCGCGAATCGGTCGACGGCGAGGACATCGAGCGCCTGGAGTACTTTGGGGTCAACCGCGTCACAGCGAAGCGTGTCGAGCTCCAGCTCGGCTCCGGGCGGCCTGGGCGGTATGAGCGAGAGGCATTCGAGCATGAAATCGCGGAGGGACGGATGTGGCCCGTGGAGCCGCCGACGGTCCATGCGCCGAGGCGAATCCTCGAGCGCATCGTCCGCGATCACGAGGTCCAGCTCTGGCTCCATCCAACGGCGACGCTGACACCTGCCGGGCGCGCGAGCCGGCGCCCGCTGCATGCCAAGCTCTTCCTGCTGACGGTGACGAGCGCTGGCAGGACGCTGACCTATGCGCTCGTCGGGTCCGCCAACGCCTCCGCCGCCGCGCTTTCGCGTGGGGTGGAGCAGGGGGGGAACGTCGAGACGGGCGTCCTGCTCTGCCTGGACGGAGAGGTGCGCTTGTCGGAAATGCTGCCCTCGCTGGTGTGCGCGCCCTTCGAGTCGGTGCGCTTCGAGGAGCGGGAGGCGCCCGGGGCCGACGTCGACTTCTCGGCGTGGCTCGAGGACGTCGTCCATGATGCGGCCGATCGGACATTGACCGTCACTTGGAGTCAGCAGGGGCCAGCGGGGCTGGAGGCCTGGTCCTGGTGGTACCTGGACAGGGAGCTGGCGAAGGGCGTGGGACCGGGCTCGGGTCCGGTGGTGCTCTCCGACTTCGAGTTGGCCGCGGCGGGAGCCGAGTTGGAGTTCCGCGCGGCGGGACGGTCGTGGCTCGTTCCCATCCGCGTCGCGGACCTCGCGATGCTGCCCACGAGTGCCCATCTTGCGGGCCTGGGAGTCCGGGAGTTGCTGGCGCTGTTGGCGCGGCGTGTGGGCGCGGAGCGGTTGTCGACCCTTCGCGAGCAGCGAGGCGTGGCGGGGGTCGACGCCATCCTGGACTCCGTATTTGGCGAGGGCTTTGGCCCCACGGACGTCTTCAAGGCCTGGTGGGGACTGAAGGAGGATCTGCTCGCCGCATCGACGGTCTCCGCGTTTCGTTATCGGTTGTTGGGGCCGATGGGGGCCCGGACGCTCTGGGAGCGGCTGCGCGACTTGCCTCGGGATTCCGTGTCCGATGACGAAATCTGGGTCTACGGCTGCGAGCTGCTTCGCGAACTGGAGCAGCTCGTGTTGCCCGAGAGCGCGGATCTGGAGGCGAAGCAGGCGCTGCTCGCGGAGCTGCGGACCCTGCTGCGCGCGGACTTGACGCGGCTGCGACCGCGAGGGGCCGGGTGGCTGGACGGTGTCGTTCGTTTCTACGGGCTGGAGGGCACCCATGGAAAGACGTGA
- a CDS encoding DUF6624 domain-containing protein yields MARTSSAAPRPTVNRDLRTQLLRLDRIDSTLRSAWVATEFKDRALERKLNALTDAGIDWLRETIKVHGWPGHRLVGRSAAAAAWRLIQHADCSLAFQKRCLKLLRDAAARGDVPIQQVAYLTDVVRMREGKKQLYGTKFRKVKGALVPYPIEKEADVDLRRKAMNLPSLAAYARKIRRTFQPS; encoded by the coding sequence GTGGCCCGGACGTCGAGCGCCGCACCCCGCCCCACCGTCAATCGAGACCTCCGCACGCAACTGCTACGGCTGGACCGCATCGACAGCACCTTGCGTTCTGCGTGGGTGGCGACGGAATTCAAGGACCGTGCACTTGAACGCAAGCTCAATGCACTCACCGACGCGGGTATCGACTGGCTGCGCGAGACGATCAAGGTCCACGGCTGGCCGGGGCATCGCCTCGTGGGCCGCAGCGCAGCAGCGGCCGCGTGGCGGCTGATTCAACATGCCGACTGCTCGCTGGCCTTCCAGAAACGCTGCCTGAAGTTGCTGCGGGACGCGGCGGCACGAGGCGACGTTCCCATCCAGCAGGTGGCCTACCTCACGGACGTGGTGCGCATGCGGGAAGGGAAGAAGCAGCTTTATGGAACGAAGTTCCGCAAGGTGAAGGGAGCGCTCGTCCCCTACCCCATCGAGAAGGAAGCCGATGTCGACTTGCGCAGGAAGGCGATGAACCTGCCGTCGCTCGCCGCCTATGCGCGGAAGATTCGCCGCACATTCCAACCTTCGTGA
- a CDS encoding thioesterase II family protein, translating to MNPESSIAAAESSWLVRRKPQASPRLRLFCFPYAGAGSLPYFRWPDLLPETDIEVCAVQPPGRENRLHEPSVEELPQLLDALVRELSPLFDGPFAFFGHSLGALIAFELTRELRRRGLPLPGTLVVSGSEAPSRRSGLPPLSGLRRDDFIRELSARYDGIPQQVLAQPEILDLILPILRADLKISERYTYQEEPPLPVRLCALGGTRDPRVSEAALDEWRLQTQQSFSVKMFPGGHFFLNELTAQVVQAVHAELAVGATPAP from the coding sequence ATGAATCCTGAATCCAGCATCGCGGCGGCCGAGTCCTCCTGGCTCGTCCGCCGCAAACCCCAGGCGTCGCCTCGTCTCCGGCTGTTCTGCTTCCCCTACGCGGGAGCCGGCAGCCTCCCCTACTTCCGTTGGCCGGACCTGCTTCCCGAAACGGACATCGAGGTGTGCGCCGTGCAGCCTCCCGGCCGGGAGAACCGCCTGCATGAGCCGTCCGTGGAGGAACTCCCTCAACTGCTGGACGCGCTCGTGCGGGAGCTGTCGCCCCTCTTCGATGGCCCCTTTGCCTTCTTCGGCCACAGCCTGGGCGCGCTCATCGCCTTCGAGCTGACGCGCGAGCTCCGCCGCCGGGGCCTTCCGCTGCCTGGCACCCTGGTCGTCTCCGGCTCCGAGGCGCCCTCCCGGCGCAGTGGACTTCCCCCACTGAGCGGCCTGCGGCGAGACGACTTCATCCGCGAGCTGTCCGCTCGCTACGACGGCATTCCGCAGCAGGTCCTGGCGCAGCCGGAGATCCTGGACCTCATCCTCCCCATCCTGCGCGCGGATCTGAAGATTTCAGAGCGCTACACCTATCAGGAGGAACCTCCGCTTCCGGTGCGGCTGTGTGCCTTGGGTGGCACTCGCGACCCTCGCGTCTCGGAAGCCGCGCTCGACGAGTGGCGACTGCAAACACAGCAGTCCTTCTCGGTGAAGATGTTTCCAGGCGGCCACTTCTTTCTCAACGAGCTGACGGCCCAGGTGGTCCAGGCCGTCCATGCCGAACTCGCAGTCGGAGCAACCCCAGCACCATGA
- a CDS encoding LysM peptidoglycan-binding domain-containing protein, which produces MSTSINSSRRGAPSSYLICKGDTLSELAARFKTSVKELARINNIANPDLIYAGATLRLPGSAGGRPTGHSGKDSFDSGKSGPRGSGGASGGGEVSGSGGVAPGQATSAMRRLAEAGRQAALGMGGYNSQGLCATGVSRAIQNAFGFKVWGNGNQIDNNLPRDKFKQVNMSLEQALKIPGLVLTWESTSSRLGSIYGHTAITTGDGHSSASDFIERNTTNSGRTGFKVFMPII; this is translated from the coding sequence ATGTCCACGTCCATCAATTCGAGCCGCAGGGGAGCACCTTCCTCCTACCTGATTTGCAAGGGGGACACCCTCTCTGAGCTCGCCGCTCGCTTCAAGACGTCGGTGAAGGAGTTGGCGCGCATCAACAATATCGCCAATCCAGACCTCATCTACGCGGGGGCCACGCTGCGCCTCCCCGGGAGCGCTGGCGGCCGCCCCACGGGCCACAGCGGCAAGGATTCCTTCGACTCGGGCAAGAGCGGTCCGCGGGGCTCCGGCGGTGCGTCGGGCGGCGGAGAGGTCAGCGGGAGCGGCGGTGTGGCCCCGGGCCAGGCGACCTCCGCGATGCGCAGGCTCGCCGAAGCGGGCCGCCAGGCCGCGCTGGGCATGGGCGGGTACAACAGCCAGGGGCTGTGCGCCACGGGTGTGAGCCGGGCCATCCAGAACGCCTTCGGCTTCAAGGTCTGGGGCAACGGCAACCAGATTGACAACAACCTGCCGCGCGACAAGTTCAAGCAGGTCAACATGTCGCTCGAGCAGGCGCTGAAGATTCCGGGCCTCGTCCTCACCTGGGAGAGCACCTCCAGTCGACTGGGCAGCATCTACGGCCACACGGCCATCACCACCGGCGACGGCCACTCGTCCGCCAGCGACTTCATCGAGCGCAACACGACCAACAGCGGCCGCACCGGGTTCAAGGTCTTCATGCCCATCATCTAG
- a CDS encoding acyl carrier protein produces MNRDDLLDVLTRYVADELLDGDAEDLDSSTPLLELGVLNSLETARMMGFVQKKYGITIPSESLKVENLQTISAIADLVYDARPRQP; encoded by the coding sequence ATGAACAGAGACGACCTGCTCGATGTCCTGACCCGCTATGTCGCGGATGAACTCCTGGACGGGGACGCGGAGGACCTCGATTCCTCCACGCCCCTCTTGGAGCTCGGCGTGCTGAACTCTTTGGAGACGGCCCGGATGATGGGCTTCGTCCAGAAGAAGTACGGCATCACCATCCCCTCGGAGTCGCTGAAGGTCGAAAACCTCCAGACGATCTCCGCCATCGCCGACCTCGTCTACGACGCGAGGCCCCGGCAGCCGTAG